The stretch of DNA ACGTATTCAGCTCGGAGCAGGTGCCAGGTCAGTCATCTGAGGCCATCCGTCACGCTCGAACATTGATTTCATTTTGGCATGTCTGGTTTGTTCAACTGTGATTTGCTTTGCTTTGTTTTGAACTTTTGAATTCACACAATTTGTATTGTATGATCGACGTGCATGGATTGCATGGATTTGAGGAACGAAATTTGAGGCATGTAGATGTGCGGCGCAACATATGAGGGGCCGGCAGGCAGATGTATAGGGGGGCAGATTTCCGGCATGCTCTTAAATATGAGCTGAGCATGAGAGATGAGAGGTGAGGGGTGGGTGGAGGGAAAATGCATCGATGAACTCAGATACATATGAGCCCACTTTAAAAAACATTTTTAAATGCTAAAACTCATGGGTGGAGTGACTACTATGGCGGCAATCAGACGGTCAGATAGCAACTATGCCGAGGGGGAAAGTACACTGTACATACATAAACACCAAAACATCACACGTGTACAGTACACCTATCTATGAACTCTCGACTCCCAAGGTCTATCAGTAGAACACCTGTCCCAGATTAGAGAAGGGGAACGGCACGGCCCTGCTCTGGGCCGCCTGATCCGCAGCGTCAGCTCCGCGTCCGGCGTCGGCCCCGATCCGCCGCCTCTTATCCGGGCTTGAATCCTTGCCACCGGCACCGGCCGCAGCCAGCTCCTCCTTCTTGGCGACCATGGCGCGCAGCACCACGCCCGGGTCGTCGGCGAGCTTGCCGAGGAAGGCCATCATCTGGCCCGGCCGGTTCTCCGCCGCACATAGCCTGCGGTCCATGGCCTGCAGCTCCTCCTCCATGCCCCTCCGCTCGTCCCGCAGCCTCTGCACCGCCTGGATCGTCCCccgcacctcctcctcctcctcgcacaGCTCCCTCCCGGCCCTCTTCTTCTTGCGCACGATCAGCGGCAGCAGCTTGGCCTGGCCGCGCAGGAACGACTCGTGCGCGAACTCCCACACGTCCGGGTCAACCTTGCGAAAACCCTGAGATCAAAGCAGCAACAGGGAGCAGGTATGAGCACAACCACAGTCGAGAGCTGATTGGAGCAGAGTAGGCATACAAAGAGCGCGTGCGTACGTACGTAGGTGTTGAGCTGGCGGACGAAGCTGGCGAAGTTGCGGTGCTTGAAGTAGGAGGGGAGGAGGAAGTCGGAGAAGGCGGCGGGGTCGAGGACGAGGAACGTGTTGCTGGCGCCGCCCCAGCGCACGACGGCGTCCGTGGCCGGGTCGCTCACCATGTGGAACGTCTTGGCCACGAACGGCGCCACGCCGCCGTCTTCCTGCGGCTGGTGGCCCTTGCACTCGCTTCCCATGGACGACGAAGAGGCTACAAACCGGATAAGGAAGCCGCTCGCTGCTCCCGCTCTGCTCGGTGTGGGCTTGTTCTCTGTGGGGAGTCACTCCTTCCTACTACCAACGCGTGTGTGTGCGCAGATATTTCGCCTCCGAGCGGTGATGCTTTATAAGAGAGAAGTATATATCTGCCTCTGCGCGTGCCGACCTTGTCCGCTTGTCGGTTTGACAGATGATGGGGCGGTAACATTTTTGGGTGCTTGGGTTCACGCCATGGGCGGTAACAAATGGAGGCACCCGCTTTGCGCGGTGATGTGGCACCGCACCGGTGGTGCGAGATTTTGCGAGGATTCGGTGTTTGTCGCATACGGGACACGTGTGGCGCCCGCGTGGAAAGCGTTGTGCCGCCTCTCCTATCGTCATGGCATCTCCGTTCAAAAGCGCTCGCCTTTTTTCCTTTTCAGCATGCAGTGCTACGATATTTACAGGATATCTGGTTGAGATCACGGGAATGAAACCTCTCACATGGGTTAAGCATACATCGGTGCTACCTGTAACAGGTAACTGTACTGAGCTTTCAGCAGAGGTGAAACTTGAAGGCTGCGCCGCTTTGCTGTGGATTTTACCTTAAACAAGAAGGGGCGCCCAGGTACGGCATCTCTTCAAAGCTTCCACGACTGGAAGACCAACACGTCGCCATTCGTGTCAAGCAAATAGGAGCATAAAGCCACTCAAAGACCACGACGGATTTCCCAGTTGAAGTGTAGACCATTCGTGTCCTTTCGTCCCGAGCCAACCGCCTTGATCCAAAGCGTAAACGGAGCCATCAGGGTGGCACCTTGTGGCTCACGGCCGCTGTCACGCGGATGGTGGCCGCCAGTGGGAAGCAACACCGCACTGGCGTCGACACGTCGCGCCCTCCGCGCTCGACCACGTCCCGCGTCGTTTCCTCCGCTGCCCTTTTCAGCTGGTTGGGGCTGGACCGCTGGAGCGTGCTCGCGCGGCATTGGCCCGGCCGCATCCCGTCGTGCGATCCCCCGACCAAATTCATCTCGCGTAGTCAAAAAAAGTTAATCATTTAAAACCACTTCCTATATTAATTAAGAAACAAAGGGTAGATATGTTTCTGACGGATTATCAATATTTTTTCTAAAACAACTTGATATTTTAATTAAGAAATATTCATACAATCATTGACAACCCCATTCATCACGTAGGACCCAACAACACCTACTAACAAACCATCATATTTAATTGAGTAGTAGGACTTGTGTTGGGGATATACCCTAAGGTATGACCCGACCAGAGGAATAACCTGACCATTATTGGGCGGCTTGTATATGACCCGGCTATTGGGCCACAATTTTTTTTAGAACAAAGATGCCAGGGGCATCcggctttaaattaataaagcccTCAACATAGGCAGCGTAGCACAACCACATAACCCACACTTTGCAACAGACCAAAAGCGAAAAAAAGTCCAGGAGAGCAAACGAAAACCGGAGACGGAAATAAGTACGATACAGGGCGCGCCCGGCTTAGCGAAACGAGCACGCAGACTCGGCTGAAAGTAGAACCAAAAGGGGCTGCCCATCCCTATGAGCCAGCAGACGACGCGGACGACGGGGCGCGGGACTCGGCATAGACAGAGCGGAGGCGGTTAATCGCATGACGATGAAGATCATAGTCATGTTGCCTTCCCAGCGGTGTCCATTGCTGCAAGAACACGATGCATTTGAAGATAACGTCAACAGGGTGCGAGGGAAAAACaccctcaatggtaagcttgttACGAATATGCCAGATAGCCCATAACATGGTCGCCGCACACGTCCACATGACTCGTCGCGACGAGCCATGAAGCGAAGACAAGGAAGACACCAGCGCGGCACGGGAGCGGGGGTCCCAATCCACCCCCGCGGCGTCGCGAACCGCACTCCAAGCGAAACGCGACAGAGGGCACCGGAAGAAGGCGTGATCCGCATCTTCCGGCACCCCACACAAAGCGCAAGGGCCAGAGGCGGGGCCATTGCACTTGGCAAGGTTGATCGAGGTAGGAAGGCGGTCTTGGCAAAGTTGCCAAAAAAAGACTTTGATCTTTAGAGGGATTTTAGCCTTCCATAGCCCCATGGCAGCCGAAGGAACCTGGCCACGGGTAAGCTCTCTGTATAAGGACTTGACAGAAAATTTGCCAGAGCAAGAAAGCCTCCAAGAGACTGTGTCCGCGGAGTCAGACAGGGGAACATCCGCAATCAGCGCCCGAAGGCGATCCCACTCCGCCATCTCCGGCCCCGTTAGTTCTCTCCGAAAATTGATGTAGGGTGGAGATGAGCTAAGGGCCGAAGCAACCAATTGGTTGGGCTCAACAGCAATGGAGTAGAGTTGGCGAAATTCGGACCAAAGGGGTTGTTGGCCAATCCAAAGGTCAAGCCAAAACCGCGTGGAGCGTCCGTTGTTAACCCCGAACTTCGCACCCCTGGCGAAGAAGGGTTTAAGGGCTTGAATGGAGTTCCAGAAGGGGGACCCACGAGGGGCCGCCTCAAAGAAGCTCCCATTCGGGAAGTATTTCGCACGGAGAAGGTCGATCCAGAGGCCAGTCTCACCTTGAGACATCTTCCAGATCCATTTGCACATGAGTGCAATGTTCATCAGCTTGGAGTTGATGATCCCAAGGCCCCCCTGGGCTTTAGGTCTGCAAACGGCCTGCCATTTAACCATATGGTATTTCCGTTTAGGACCCGCTCCTTCCCAAAAGAAGCGGGACCGCGGGGTATCCAACTTAATGTGTACCCCGTCCGCCAGCATGAACAAACCCATGGCAAACATAGGTAAGGATGAGAGGCTGGAGTTGGTTAAGATAAGTCTAGCCCCTGAAGACATAAATCTCCCTCTCCACGGACACACCCTATCCGCTACCTTGGAGGTGAGAGGTTCCCAATCAGCGATCGAACACTTCTTCGCCGCGATCGGGAGGCCGAGGTATGTGAACGGAAATTGGCCAAGTTTGCAATTGAGCAAGTTGGCAACCCGCTGGCTCTCAGCCATGTCCATCCCTATGGACATTACTTCACATTTGTGGAAGTTGATTTTTAGCCCCGACATGAGTTCGAAACACAGCAGAATGGCTTTGACCGTTGCAATACTGTGAGTGTCGGGCTCGAAAAGGAGGAGTGTGTCGTCCGCGTATTGCAGGTGAgacacccccccccccgggaTCAGGTTGCCCACCACTCCCCTGATGTGGTCAGCCATACGGGCTTTGTCTAGCATGGCGCCCAAGGCGTCGGCCACAAAATTAAACAGCAACGGCGAGGCTGGGTCCCCTTGCCGTAGCCCACGCTTGTTGCGAAAGAAGTTCCCTACTTCTCCGTTCACCGCAATCGCCGTTTGGCCTCCCGAGACCAATTGCATCATACGGTGAACCCAAACCGACGAGAATCCCCGGTCCAGGAGAACCTGTCGGAGAAACTCCCAGTTCACGCGGTCGTACGCCTTTTCGAAGTCCAGTTTCAGTAGGATCGCGGGCTGACGAGCACGTTTAAGGGAGTGCACAATCTCACTTAAGGCCAGCGGCCCTTCCAAGATGTTGCGCCCCCGAATAAAGGCCGATTGGTTCCTACTAATAATACGGTGAGCTACCGGAGTCAGGCGGGTCGAGCAAGCTTTCGCACAAATTTTAAACGGGACATTAATCAACGCAATAGGACGAAAGAGCCTAATATGATCCGCGCCCGGAACTTTGGGGATCAGAGAGAGAACCCCAAAGTTTAGGCGAGAGATATCTACCATTCCCCGCATAAAACCATTGCAAACGTCAAAAATAGGCCCTTTGAGCACTTGCCAGAACCGTTTGAACATCGCCACCGGCCACCCATCCGGCCCGGGAGCGGTGTCCGATTTCATGCCCAGCGTCGCCTTGTCAATCTCTTCCGGGGTGAAGGCCAGACCCAGGCCCTCATTTTCCGCATCCGTGACCCGCAACGCAGGGTCCCACACGTCCGCCCTAAGCCAGGCACGGGATTCCTCCCTGGAACCCATGAGATGGATGTAAAAATCGTAAATGTGCTGTACGATATCCTGTTGCCGCAAAATGAGCCCCTGCTTAGATTGCAAGCGCAGGATTGCACATTTGCGACGACGGCCATTTGCATAGGCGTGAAAATACTTGGTATTCGCGTCACCCTTGAGCGTCCACTTGATTCCTCCACGTCTATGCCAGTACTCCTCCTCAGCCCGGAGGAGGGACTCAACCTGGGCCTCAAGCGCGTAGCGCTGAGCCCATTCTTGCTCCGAGAAGGTCTGCACGTTCGCCACAGCGTCCATCTGAGCAAGGTCTGCGGTCAAATGCGAGCGAAGTAACTTATCGTCGCGCCCCTGGTTAGCCCCCCACCCTTTAAGGGCCGCACGCAGGCCCGCGCCTGCAGCAATCCAGAACTCCATCGGCCCGCGTACGCGCCCGATCCGGGCGACGCAATTCTCCCAATTCGATTGAAAGATTTGCTCAAAGTCCGGAGACTCTAACCACGCGGTTTCAAAGAAGAAACGAGGACTGCGTTTTAGCCTTTCCTCCCCCGAGGAGAGAATGAGGGGGACGTGGTCCGACCCTATCCTTGTTTCGGCGTGCAAGGAGCAAAGAGGAAACAGCGCCTCCCACTCCGGGGACATAAAAACCCTGTCCAAAACCGACCGCACCGGTGTAAGTTGTTTGTTGGTCCAGGTATAGCGTGCCCCCACGCGAGCCACTTCCCTAAGGGCCATAGCTGCAATTGCACTATTAAACATGGACACCCTTGTCCAATTAATAATACCATTGTTTTTATCCGCTCCCGAACGGATTAAGTTGAAATCCCCTCCCACAAGCAGAGGAAGGTTTCGCGTGCCCAAAGACGCAACCTTTGCCTGGAGTTCTCCCAAGAACTCGAGCGAGCGCGAGTGATCGGCCGGGCCGTAAACCACAATCACCTCCCACTCGCGGAGAGTTGCACGGTGGCGCACGTGGGCCGACAGAAAGAAGCGGCCAGCATCCCATGCCACCACCTCCAGGCAAACTAGGTTGATGCCTAGCAACATGCCTCCCGAGTGCCCGACCGCCGGCACCCAATGCCATACAAAACGCTCCAGCGGGTCAACAGTTAGCAGGTCCCGATGATTGAAATCGGTCTTGATGGTTTCCTGCAAACCAACTACGTCGATCGCCTCGTTTCGAATGAACTCTTTTAGCTGGGTCCGCCTCCCAGCGTGGCCGAAGCCCCGGATATTCCAAAATATGTAACGCATTAGATAATGCGATTGCGAAGGCGGATACCGCGAGCGGTCACCGCTTTGGCCACGCGTCGTGTCTTGGCAAGACGACGATTGGAGGGGGACGATGCAGCCCCTGCTGCTCTGTCCTCCTGACCGGGCCACGCAACAGTCACCAGAGAAGCCCCTGCTTCTTCTGCGACTGGCGCAACGCGGGCCAACGCTGCCTGGGCGAGCGCGGCCTGCGCGATTTCCTTAGTGCGGATAAGAGAAAGAACTTCACGCGCTTCCCCCTCGTCAGACATCCTAACACCACTATCCGCTAAGATACCCCCCAAGCACTCATCAGAATAATCGTCGAAGATCGTAAAGCGGGGCACGGGATTACCTTCAGATTCCAGGTTCTTCTGGGCCTGCAGGAGTTGGGCGCGTTGGAGGGCAGGCAGGTTGCCCTTGGCACCCTTCGGGAGGGAGCTCGCCCGCTCCTGCGTCGCCGTGGACGTCACCACCGCCTTGGAGCGCTTGGCCGTAGAAACGGGCGCCACCTTTGCCACCTCCACTCGAAGCGCATCCGAAGCGGGAGGGAAGATGACCGACGGAGAACCATCCACCGGACCCCCTGGAGAGGCCAGCGCCATCACCACCGGCCGCTGCGGGGCAGGCGTGCTCCCATAGCCCGAGGGTGGGCTCGCCGGCGCCACTAAGGGAGTCTTGCGGCCCGCCGGCTTCTTGTGGAGCCGCGTCCCACCGACCCCGAGGCCTGACGGCGCCTTGGGAGAGCGCTTCGCGGTAGCCCGAGGCTCATCCACCACCGTAGCCACCGGGGAGATGAGCATCGAGCGGCCCTCCGAAGCGCAGGACAAGTTGGAGCCGTACTGGTTGAAGCCCAACTCGTTGCTGCCCACCACCACCTGCCGTTCCTCCTGGTGCATCGCCGCGCCCGCCGCCGGTGGCGCTTCCTGGGAGTCCTTGTCCTTGAGCCCAAGCTTGTCCCAAGTGGCGGTGTCGATGGAGTCATCCCCCATGCTCGTGTCGAGGTACCTGTCCTTGTCGTTCGGACCCTTGTCCACGTTGGCTGGtggcgggggagggggagccgTGCCCTGCAACTCGCCCTCCTCGGCCTCCAGGCGAAAGGTGAACCCCTCGCTGTTGAACCAAACTTGAACGTAGCCCTTGAGCTTGGCCGGCGCGCGACACACGAAGCGCATCCATACTGGGCCGAGCCCCGGCAGCGACGCTGGATCCACCTCCATGGGCCGCCCAATCATCACCGTCCCGACCATAAGGCGGTCCACACGGCGGTGCTTGGGTGGCACACCCCACAACTTGACCCACACATCCGGCATAATCTCGGCCTTGGGTTCCTCCTGGCACTGTTCCTTGATGTCCGCCATGATGTCATTGAGGGAGAGGTAGAGCTTTCCGCTGCGGGTCGCCATCCGTAGCATGGCCTTGTTGGGGAAGACGACCGAGAACTGGTCGACGTCGATGGCCGACACCTGCCAATGCCACTCCCCTTCGAAGAGGTGAGGGAGCTCCGCCTCCAAGATGGGGATCGACAGCGTGCCCGGCGCCGCCGAGATGATCGCCGCGTCCGCCACCAACGGGGCCCGGACCTCCTCGCCCTCCGTCTCCACGAAAGGGAGGCAGAAGAAGCCCTCGCTCGGAATGGCGTTGCCCATGATCTGCAGCATCAGGGGCCAACCCCGCGTGGGGCAGTATGCCGACGCGTGCCCTTCCTCGTGGCAGACGACGCACATGGGCTTGTATTGGCACGTGTTTTGGTAGTGCCCCACCCTGCCGCACTTGAAGCACTCCGACCCATCGGCCTCCTCCACTGGGATCGGGGTGTCAGTCGAGCCCTTCGAAGCCACCGGCCCAGCCACCAGCTGCAGCGGCGCCGTGCCCCCTTGTGCTTCTGCTTCTTGGTCAACGGGTCTCCGCTCCGCTCGCCGCCCGGAAGGGGCTGAGACTCCTTCCTCTTGAGCTCTTTCTTCTGCTCCAGCCCCCGGCGCCGGTattcctccttcttcttctttttgcgctCGCGCTCCTCTTGATGCTTCCGCTCCTGCTCCGCAATCCACCATGGAGGCGGCGGCCCCCAGCCCCCGTCTTCCACGGCCTTCGCCGACGCCTTGGAGAGTGCCTTCGCCcgaagctcttgctcgcgctgtCGATCCGCCACCGGAATCGGGGGTGACATGGGAGGCTTATCGCTGCGACGGGAGCCCATCTTCACCACAGCGGCGAACGAGCAAGagagaggtgggggaggggcagAGCGGATAAGGCGACGAGCAAGGTGCCCGAAACGCCGCACCTGAGAGTGGGAGGCAGGAAACCCTAGCGTCAGATCTAGGGTTCCTTTTGGCACCCACAGCCACCTATTAATAGGAGTGGGCGCCCGCGCGGCCACCTCCACCTTGGGCCCGGGCCACTGCGCAGGCTCGCGACAGGTCGTCGGGCCAGGCTGGACAGGCCCAAGCACGGAGGGGAGCCCCTGCACCCCCCCCACTCGAAGAAGCGGGCTGAGCCGCCAATGGGCCCCCCGGCCCAATTCCTAGGAGGCTGGGCCACGCCTCCTGGCCCAGCGGGGAAACGGGCCCTTCCGTCCTCTCCCCGGAAACCCTAGCCACAATCCGTGGTTCCCCGACCCGGGCGGCcacgccatcgccgccgccgaccccTGTCAGCTCCGACGAACTCGCCGAGGCCAGAGGAGGCCCCGCCGGCGCCACCTCGCAGCGGCCCACCGCCGCCGGAGTGCATGATCGACCCTCAGGGCCCGCATCTAACCCCCTCGGCGGACGCCAGATCCGCGGCGCCAGGCGGCGACCTCCATGCCCACCAGGAGCGAAGGCACGCCGGCGTCCGGCCACGAAGGAGCCCCCAAGCTCCTCCGCACGGGCGACAAAGTCACCCACCGAGCACCCCGCCCGAGGCCTCGGCgaaccaccaccaccatcacttACCTCGCTACTTacctcatcgtcgtcgtcgtcggagTCGACCCCCTCCAGAGCCCAGAACCTGCTGCCGGAGAGGGGCGGGGCGAGGAGCCGCGCCCCCGCCAGCGCATTCCGCCGCGCGCACCCCTGGGCAAGGCGCACCACCGTCCAGCCATCTGCCTCCACCGCGGGGCCGCTAGCAACGTCGCCCGCGGAATCACCCCCCGAATCGCCCCCCGAGTCGCCTCCCCTCCTAACCATTCCTCCTACTTGCTTCTTTCTTTGTCCCCATCCTGCTATTGGGCCACAATGAGTCTCAAGGACGGAGGCCCAGGACGCAGCTTAAGGTGAAGACTGGCTCGCAGCCCAGCATCTAGCAGGCCGGCTCGGAAAGGAGGCCAAGAGAAAGGAGATAAATAAGAAATAGACTAGGACACGGGTTGTAGTGCGACTCGGATTCTGTTGTGACTGCAGGGCCTCGACCTATATATAAAGGGGAGCCCCTATGGCAGAAAGACTAGGTTACAAGCTCTCGAGTACTAGGTTGGCCAATTCGCACCCTTGTAATCGAGATCTCAAGCAATAATCAATCAAGTCGGGAGTAGGCtattacctccaccgtgaggggccgaacctaggtaaacttgTGCCTCTCGATTCCGATTAACCCCGTTCAAGCTACTACCTAGCTGCGAACCTAGATAAATAAGAATTATGCACGTGCTGACAGTCCGTCTCTAGAATAACAAGTCGATGGATAGAAAggtaaagaagaagaagaagaagaagaagaagaagaagaagaagaagaagaagaagaagaagaagaagaagaagaagaagaagaagaagaagaagaagaagaagaaggagggggaggaggaggaggaggagaaggagcaggagaaggagaaggagagaggaggaggaggaggaagaggaggagaaggaggaggagaagaatgagaaggaggaggagaaggaggaggagaaggagaaggaggaggagaaggagaaggagaagcaggaggaggaggaggaggaggaggagaagga from Triticum urartu cultivar G1812 chromosome 3, Tu2.1, whole genome shotgun sequence encodes:
- the LOC125548580 gene encoding heat stress transcription factor C-1b-like; the encoded protein is MGSECKGHQPQEDGGVAPFVAKTFHMVSDPATDAVVRWGGASNTFLVLDPAAFSDFLLPSYFKHRNFASFVRQLNTYGFRKVDPDVWEFAHESFLRGQAKLLPLIVRKKKRAGRELCEEEEEVRGTIQAVQRLRDERRGMEEELQAMDRRLCAAENRPGQMMAFLGKLADDPGVVLRAMVAKKEELAAAGAGGKDSSPDKRRRIGADAGRGADAADQAAQSRAVPFPFSNLGQVFY